From the Planktothricoides raciborskii GIHE-MW2 genome, the window TTTATAAATTTATCAAAATATCTCGAAAAAAAAGCTTAGAATATTCCATCCCAGTCAACTTATTCTCTAACATTATTGGTTGGTTAATTTTTTTTGTATTTGTACCATTGGCAAACTCAGAATTTCAATTTCAATTAATGAACTTTATTTTATTTAATAAATTACCACCCAATCCAGAGTGGCTTATACTCACGTTCTTTATTGTAGTATTTGCTTTGGCATTAACCTTAAAAATTACGACATTTATGCTAATGGAGAGAATTAGTAAATATTCGGATGAACTGGAAACCCCAACCAAAAAAAAATATAGACATTTATCGCTATATCAAATAAAATACCGCAAAAAATATCAGGTTATTATTTGGGGACATTCCTTGAGTCATGGA encodes:
- the fraC gene encoding filament integrity protein FraC, producing the protein MLSSIIPLKTVFFQTFFLLIQITIEALFFYKFIKISRKKSLEYSIPVNLFSNIIGWLIFFVFVPLANSEFQFQLMNFILFNKLPPNPEWLILTFFIVVFALALTLKITTFMLMERISKYSDELETPTKKKYRHLSLYQIKYRKKYQVIIWGHSLSHGIILLILILVNWNSK